Proteins from one Salmo salar chromosome ssa29, Ssal_v3.1, whole genome shotgun sequence genomic window:
- the LOC106590585 gene encoding APC membrane recruitment protein 2-like: protein MEVQSECVEPPPPPCDPQPPGKINKAAFKLFGKRRSGMAGFFSFRNKGVNRNGNSVNVNSVGATNELVRSKTHDGLTSLEPDGQRGEESGISEAGQVKSLSKSLSFFSLLRRGSVRANENTGFGRRGRGLKGFFSSMKWRRKENVTEGEGEVAEVREREVILTELVKDITLTLEPQPRPPQEDHGSSEAEQNTESAGTSPSNNATTPLTQSIALTTNLSESLYTPSPSPLRTVLHSKPKTSISSVTAIPPLDQCDPPSEPSVDRLCSVLFTDVTSLKSFDSLTGCGDIIADAEEEGAGNGGGGGSATSSSTSSGEGGGGGVRSSVNTDVTPSTPTSTSTTASAPAPLPARARLMPSHSAPTQQPSGSGVVAYMGGGEEMASPDGVDDADMQGLWHMLPSGGENSPTFLRSNSHLAPPRGTERKLTQVKSLGLSKIPVVGGGRVTKLPTHAACQTSSPNKKETKEEVLPQQDVPALRDEGYWDTPSATPTATPDNGFLRNQRLGLLCDSCSGDALYDLYNEELERSDDEEEEEDLMSTPSTSACEYKLSPLARTTPPFSSSSSSFHSMKGSTSLPRESKIPLSVRQTTPPHSASQSALSSVHATAPPSDTPTHAPPPARTRIPVSKVPVRRPGNKAGNATQGPAPRK, encoded by the coding sequence TCTGTGAATGTGAATTCTGTGGGGGCGACTAACGAGCTCGTCAGGAGTAAAACGCATGACGGACTAACGAGCTTGGAAccagacggacagagaggggaggagtccGGAATATCAGAGGCGGGACAGGTGAAGTCTCTCAGCAAATCACTGAGCTTCTTTTCGCTGCTCAGACGAGGAAGTGTGAGAGCCAATGAGAATACAGGGtttgggagaagggggaggggtttAAAAGGCTTCTTCAGTAGTATGAAATGGCGACGGAAGGAGAACGTgacggagggagagggggaggtagcggaggtgagagagagggaagtgatTCTAACAGAACTAGTGAAAGACATCACTCTGACCCTCGAACCCCAGCCCCGCCCACCCCAGGAGGATCATGGTAGCTCAGAGGCTGAGCAAAACACAGAATCGGCAGGAACCTCTCCTTCCAACAACGCCACGACACCACTCACGCAATCAATCGCCTTGACGACAAACCTGTCAGAATCCCTCTATACgccatccccctcccctctccgcaCCGTCCTCCACTCAAAACCCAAAACGTCAATTTCCTCTGTAACGGCCATCCCCCCTCTGGATCAGTGTGACCCCCCATCCGAACCCTCAGTGGACCGGCTCTGTTCAGTCCTCTTCACTGACGTCACTTCACTCAAGAGCTTCGATTCACTGACGGGGTGCGGTGACATCATCGCAGATGCAGAAGAGGAGGGGGCAGGaaatgggggaggaggaggaagtgctACTAGCAGTAGCACTAGTagtggggaaggaggaggaggaggagtacgaAGCTCCGTTAATACCGATGTCACCCCTTCCacccctacctccacctccactacagcctcTGCCCCTGCCCCCCTCCCTGCCAGGGCACGGCTGATGCCCTCTCACTCTGCCCCAACTCAGCAGCCCTCTGGCAGCGGCGTGGTGGCCTACATGGGGGGTGGGGAGGAGATGGCCAGCCCTGACGGGGTGGACGACGCAGACATGCAGGGGCTCTGGCACATGCTCCCCTCTGGGGGAGAAAACTCCCCCACCTTCCTCCGATCCAACTCTCACCTGGCTCCCCCGAGGGGTACAGAGCGGAAACTCACCCAGGTCAAGTCTCTGGGACTCAGCAAGATCCCTGTAGTGGGGGGAGGAAGGGTGACTAAACTCCCCACTCACGCCGCTTGCCAAACCTCCTCGCCCAATAAGAAGGAGACTAAGGAGGAAGTCCTGCCCCAACAGGATGTCCCGGCTCTTAGGGATGAGGGCTACTGGGATACGCCCTCTGCAACCCCCACGGCAACGCCAGACAACGGCTTCCTGCGGAACCAGAGGCTTGGCCTATTGTGTGACAGCTGCTCTGGCGATGCGCTCTACGACCTCTACAACGAGGAATTGGAAAGATCTGATgacgaggaagaggaagaagatctGATGAGTACTCCTTCCACCTCCGCATGTGAGTACAAACTCAGCCCTCTGGCCCGGActactcctcctttctcctcctcctcttcctctttccacTCGATGAAGGGAAGCACTAGCCTTCCACGCGAGTCCAAAATCCCTCTTAGTGTCAGACAGACCACACCCCCTCACTCTGCGAGCCAATCAGCTCTTTCCTCTGTCCACGCAACCGCTCCTCCCTCTGACACACCCACCCATGCCCCTCCCCCAGCCCGGACCAGAATCCCTGTCTCCAAGGTGCCAGTCCGTCGCCCTGGGAACAAAGCCGGCAACGCTACACAAGGGCCAGCCCCCAGGAAGTAG